In Mumia flava, a single window of DNA contains:
- a CDS encoding transposase: protein MIAADVVAWTRLLALTGDAKTLATCEPKALRYRLWHVPARLVHTGRRRRLKIPQSWPSAAAIVAVFANIAAIPPPPA from the coding sequence ATGATCGCCGCCGATGTGGTCGCCTGGACCAGGCTGCTCGCGCTGACCGGCGACGCGAAGACCCTCGCCACGTGCGAGCCGAAAGCGCTGCGCTACCGGCTCTGGCACGTCCCCGCCCGACTCGTCCACACCGGCCGGCGGCGGCGCCTGAAGATCCCGCAGTCCTGGCCCTCGGCCGCAGCGATCGTCGCGGTGTTCGCGAACATCGCCGCGATCCCACCACCACCGGCTTGA
- a CDS encoding quercetin 2,3-dioxygenase translates to MTTLDLESVHQMRPVVDTLPGEPVPYAITSGEGQRYEVDGQLWTVVARAADSGNAFDAAFVLGPRGASAPFHSLAEHQRSYVVFEGSVQVWLPGESRVLGTGDTIHVPPGVPVAYRMLSEMTKLLFWSAPGGALDALLEGESPVATHVYPAADVPPPSGRLIVPGGASVHDLPQVDARDGDDVALPGGVEPYFLRAGEGDRRMWPDAVNAFSARGRNTGGRYIAVTTIGARQPYIPRHFHSQHTENFFCLSGRIWLWVNGEQVLLTPGDYVHAPAGTIHSFALGGHATRMLGILTTDVFEPFFDRTGPATDDHVYTEGMIDPSVMMGRLQEISDLDVTMVGPPPETPAGL, encoded by the coding sequence ATGACCACTCTCGACCTCGAGTCCGTGCACCAGATGCGTCCCGTCGTGGATACGCTGCCCGGCGAGCCCGTCCCGTACGCGATCACGAGCGGGGAGGGCCAGCGGTACGAGGTGGACGGCCAGCTGTGGACCGTCGTCGCCCGTGCGGCCGACTCGGGCAACGCGTTCGACGCGGCGTTCGTCCTCGGACCGCGCGGCGCGTCTGCCCCGTTCCACAGCCTCGCCGAGCACCAGCGGTCGTACGTGGTGTTCGAGGGGAGTGTGCAGGTGTGGCTGCCGGGGGAGAGCCGCGTGCTCGGCACCGGCGACACGATCCACGTCCCGCCGGGCGTCCCGGTCGCGTACCGGATGCTCTCGGAGATGACCAAGCTGCTGTTCTGGAGCGCGCCGGGCGGTGCGCTCGACGCGCTGCTCGAGGGCGAGTCGCCGGTCGCGACGCACGTGTACCCGGCCGCCGACGTCCCGCCGCCGAGCGGACGGCTGATCGTTCCCGGCGGGGCGTCGGTCCACGACCTGCCGCAGGTCGACGCGCGCGACGGCGACGACGTGGCGCTGCCCGGCGGCGTCGAGCCGTACTTCCTGCGCGCCGGCGAGGGCGACCGCCGGATGTGGCCGGACGCGGTCAACGCGTTCTCGGCGCGCGGCCGCAACACCGGTGGCCGCTACATCGCCGTCACGACGATCGGCGCCCGCCAGCCGTACATCCCGCGGCACTTCCACTCCCAGCACACCGAGAACTTCTTCTGCCTCTCCGGCCGGATCTGGCTCTGGGTGAACGGCGAGCAGGTGCTGCTCACGCCCGGCGACTACGTGCACGCGCCGGCGGGGACGATCCACAGCTTCGCGCTCGGCGGCCACGCCACGCGGATGCTCGGGATCCTCACGACGGACGTGTTCGAGCCGTTCTTCGACCGCACCGGTCCGGCGACCGACGACCACGTCTACACCGAGGGGATGATCGACCCGTCGGTGATGATGGGCCGCCTCCAGGAGATCTCCGACCTCGACGTGACGATGGTCGGCCCGCCGCCCGAGACGCCCGCGGGGCTCTGA
- a CDS encoding LysR family transcriptional regulator, with translation MPGDLRSLDLNLMLALDALLTEQNVTRAAESLALSQPATSHALARLRRHFGDELLVRHGNEYRPTPLARQLRVRVATALATAQRVFDATASFDAEHADDEFIVMASDYASVVLGARASALARTEAPGVRIRFTGVTPHAVEHVQSTLSAVDALVLPYGLVGDLPSLRLCTDDWVCVLAADNALVGDEPSLADLAALPWAVMSERPATFASAARQLRTLGVEPRVEVVTDSFVSLPFLLQGTPRVALLQRRLAARFAGVAGLRTVECPWPVAPLVEAVWWHPVREHDPAHQWLRGLLARAAGSLDGAALDVAAPAGTAAPARTGSVALA, from the coding sequence ATGCCCGGTGACCTGCGCAGTCTCGACCTCAACCTGATGCTCGCGCTCGACGCGCTGCTGACCGAGCAGAACGTCACGCGTGCCGCGGAGTCGCTCGCGCTGAGCCAGCCGGCGACGTCGCACGCGCTGGCGCGGTTGCGCAGGCACTTCGGCGACGAGCTGCTGGTGCGGCACGGCAACGAGTACCGGCCCACCCCGCTCGCGCGCCAGCTCCGCGTCCGGGTCGCGACCGCGCTGGCGACGGCGCAGCGGGTGTTCGACGCGACGGCGTCGTTCGATGCCGAGCATGCCGACGACGAGTTCATCGTGATGGCGTCGGACTACGCGTCGGTGGTGCTCGGGGCGCGTGCGTCGGCGCTGGCGCGTACGGAGGCGCCGGGCGTACGGATCCGGTTCACGGGCGTGACGCCGCACGCGGTCGAGCACGTCCAGTCGACGCTGAGCGCAGTGGACGCGCTCGTCCTGCCGTACGGGCTGGTCGGCGACCTGCCCTCGCTGCGGCTCTGCACCGATGACTGGGTGTGCGTCCTCGCGGCGGACAACGCTCTGGTCGGAGACGAGCCGAGTCTCGCCGACCTCGCGGCGCTGCCGTGGGCGGTGATGTCGGAGCGACCCGCGACCTTCGCGTCGGCGGCGCGCCAGCTCCGCACGCTCGGCGTCGAACCGCGGGTCGAGGTCGTCACCGACAGCTTCGTCTCCCTGCCGTTCCTGCTCCAGGGCACGCCGCGGGTGGCGCTGCTGCAGCGGCGGCTCGCGGCGCGGTTCGCCGGTGTCGCCGGGCTGCGGACCGTCGAGTGCCCGTGGCCGGTCGCGCCGCTGGTCGAGGCGGTCTGGTGGCACCCGGTCCGCGAGCATGACCCGGCGCACCAGTGGCTGCGCGGGCTGCTCGCCCGGGCGGCGGGGTCTCTGGATGGCGCCGCCTTGGACGTGGCCGCACCCGCCGGTACGGCGGCACCCGCCCGTACGGGCTCGGTGGCGCTGGCGTGA
- a CDS encoding transposase — translation PTFKKTFGYHPLGVWCDNTQEFVAAKLRTGGSAGSNTTADHIDVLTDAITQIPSRHRKNLLIRGDGAGASHGLLDWIVAQGQVRGRTVEYSVGFAVTEKLRDAIRLVPKNVWTPALDADGGVRDGGDVAELTGLLETTMLTKGLTGCGSSSAGSVRIRVRSCRCSKRPTGGATKRSQPTPRSGSSPSWKPGTAPTPASRTASATPRTPDSAASRRDSSRSTRPGSR, via the coding sequence CGCCCACGTTCAAGAAGACGTTCGGGTACCACCCGCTCGGCGTCTGGTGCGACAACACGCAAGAGTTCGTGGCCGCCAAGCTGCGCACCGGCGGTTCAGCCGGGTCGAACACGACAGCCGACCACATCGATGTCCTGACCGACGCGATCACCCAGATCCCCAGCCGGCATCGCAAGAACCTGCTGATCCGTGGCGACGGGGCCGGCGCCTCCCACGGCCTGCTGGACTGGATCGTCGCCCAAGGCCAGGTCCGCGGCCGGACGGTGGAATACTCAGTGGGTTTCGCGGTCACCGAGAAGCTCCGCGACGCGATCCGGCTGGTCCCGAAGAACGTCTGGACGCCCGCGCTCGACGCCGACGGCGGTGTACGTGACGGCGGTGACGTCGCCGAGCTCACCGGGCTGCTCGAGACGACGATGCTCACGAAGGGCCTGACGGGATGCGGGTCATCGTCCGCCGGGAGCGTCCGCATCCGGGTGCGCAGCTGTCGCTGTTCGAAGAGGCCGACGGGCGGCGCTACCAAGCGTTCGCAACCAACACCCCGGTCGGGCAGCTCGCCTTCCTGGAAGCCAGGCACCGCGCCCACGCCCGCGTCGAGGACCGCATCCGCCACGCCAAGGACTCCGGACTCGGCCGCTTCCCGTCGCGATAGTTCGCGATCAACCAGACCTGGCTCGCGTTGA
- a CDS encoding MFS transporter, whose protein sequence is MSTATRSAPRSRTLVYVLCWLCLVADGYDLMAYGATLPALIGQPPFNLTVDGAGHVGSLALTGMLAGSLVAGTLTDRIGRRKIFLASVTIFSAGMVLAALAPNVEAFVALRILTCFGVGGLLPTAVALASEFTRPETRSRTLGLVLTGPPVGMVVASFFASRVVADHGFRPVYLAAGLMLLVVPVLFRALPESPSYLAARGDAEAAARVRDTYGLPTPAAPAVPAGTAAGAAGGRFSSVTALVSGRMLVPTLLIWATTFFSLLTVFGITTWLPQVMATSGYGLGSSINFLLVYCLGAVVGTVIAAWLADRFGPKPLVIAGYLAAAIALTLVSGQPATGLLVVLVMLAGFGGFGTQNILNDFIARFYPASSRASGLGWALGVGRIGGIVGPTFGAWVVSGNDPLHATATAFAITALLGGIVMALVPKKAPLDTPAAEAASLEEIAR, encoded by the coding sequence ATGTCCACTGCGACCCGATCCGCACCACGATCGCGGACCCTCGTCTACGTCTTGTGCTGGCTGTGTCTCGTGGCCGACGGCTACGACCTGATGGCGTACGGGGCGACGCTCCCGGCGCTGATCGGTCAGCCGCCGTTCAACCTCACCGTGGACGGTGCTGGTCACGTCGGCAGCCTCGCGCTGACCGGCATGCTCGCCGGCTCGCTGGTCGCGGGCACGCTGACCGACCGGATCGGGCGGCGCAAGATCTTCCTGGCGAGCGTCACGATCTTCTCCGCCGGCATGGTGCTGGCCGCTCTGGCGCCGAACGTCGAGGCGTTCGTCGCGCTGCGCATCCTCACCTGCTTCGGCGTCGGCGGTCTGCTGCCGACCGCGGTCGCGCTGGCGAGCGAGTTCACGCGGCCGGAGACGCGATCGCGCACCCTGGGGCTCGTGCTGACCGGTCCGCCGGTCGGCATGGTGGTCGCGTCGTTCTTCGCGTCGCGGGTCGTGGCGGACCACGGGTTCCGTCCGGTCTACCTCGCGGCCGGTCTGATGCTGCTCGTCGTGCCGGTGCTGTTCCGGGCGCTGCCGGAGTCGCCGAGCTACCTCGCGGCGCGCGGTGACGCCGAGGCGGCAGCACGGGTGCGCGACACGTACGGCCTCCCGACGCCGGCGGCTCCGGCGGTGCCGGCCGGCACCGCGGCCGGTGCTGCGGGCGGGCGGTTCTCGTCGGTCACCGCGCTGGTGTCCGGGCGCATGCTCGTGCCGACCCTGCTGATCTGGGCGACGACGTTCTTCAGTCTGCTCACCGTCTTCGGGATCACGACGTGGCTGCCGCAGGTGATGGCGACGTCCGGGTACGGGCTCGGGTCGTCGATCAACTTCCTGCTCGTCTACTGCCTCGGCGCCGTCGTCGGCACCGTGATCGCGGCGTGGCTCGCCGACCGGTTCGGGCCGAAGCCGCTCGTGATCGCCGGCTACCTCGCCGCCGCGATCGCGCTGACGCTCGTGTCCGGCCAGCCCGCGACCGGGCTGCTCGTGGTGCTGGTGATGCTGGCCGGATTCGGCGGGTTCGGCACGCAGAACATCCTCAACGACTTCATCGCCCGCTTCTACCCGGCGTCGTCGCGTGCGTCCGGGCTCGGCTGGGCGCTCGGCGTCGGCCGGATCGGCGGCATCGTCGGACCGACGTTCGGCGCCTGGGTCGTCTCCGGCAACGATCCCCTGCACGCGACCGCCACCGCCTTCGCGATCACCGCGCTGCTCGGCGGCATCGTGATGGCGCTCGTGCCCAAGAAGGCTCCGCTCGACACCCCGGCCGCGGAGGCCGCGTCCCTGGAGGAGATCGCTCGATGA
- a CDS encoding AIPR family protein: MDRVTKSYLDEFRSEQSLSSSLSESDLFELFADYCVVSLAHEEEFDTEDVHVGGEGDLGLDGLAIIVNGALISSVEEASDLLEINGFLDVKFIFVQAKTSSSFSGEQIMTFFDGVDEFFAEDPALPVNEKVEAAREVMSWLYSKSVKFKRQKPVIEMTFVTTGQWQEDQYLTAKIEKRKGQLMATGLFGEVKFTPLGANEIQTAYQRSKNNVTVEFSFSNKVLLPEIEGVEEAYLGVLPAKEYLSLITDPLGNIRKPLFYDNVRDFQGDNEVNGEIRQTLQDPAGQQRFAVLNNGVTVVTRGLDTTGNKFVVTDYQIVNGCQTSHVLFDAAEELSDEVHVPLKVISTADEEIISAIITATNRQTEVTADDLYAMSAFQKRLEALYDAFPDKKKLHYERRSKQYASANGIEKVRIIGKTLQVRAFAAMFLDDAHRAARYYGDLRAQVGTKIFIDTHKLEPYYVSAYGYYRLEFLFRNNLLPVYYKPARYHLLMALRYLVGGTDMPALTANKMTGYANKIAEVLWSDDASVEAFKEAIEVIDAVLAGDVLTRDVVKTQSFTDSVKAAAVARAEEKEATADGNAAKK; encoded by the coding sequence ATGGATCGCGTTACGAAGTCGTACCTGGACGAGTTCAGGTCGGAGCAGTCCTTGTCTTCGAGCCTGTCGGAATCGGACTTGTTCGAACTATTCGCGGACTACTGCGTGGTGTCGCTTGCCCATGAAGAAGAGTTCGACACGGAGGACGTCCACGTCGGGGGCGAAGGCGATCTAGGGCTCGATGGACTGGCGATCATCGTCAACGGGGCCCTGATCAGTTCGGTCGAGGAAGCGTCAGATCTGCTCGAAATCAATGGCTTCCTGGACGTGAAGTTCATCTTCGTCCAGGCCAAGACGAGCAGCAGCTTCAGTGGCGAGCAGATCATGACGTTCTTCGACGGCGTCGACGAGTTCTTCGCAGAGGACCCTGCGCTGCCGGTGAACGAGAAGGTCGAGGCGGCGCGAGAGGTCATGTCTTGGCTGTACTCGAAGAGCGTGAAGTTCAAGCGCCAGAAGCCTGTGATCGAGATGACCTTTGTAACGACCGGTCAATGGCAGGAGGACCAGTACCTGACGGCCAAGATCGAGAAGCGCAAGGGACAGCTGATGGCGACGGGCCTCTTCGGCGAGGTCAAGTTCACACCCCTGGGAGCCAACGAGATCCAGACGGCGTATCAGCGCTCCAAGAACAACGTGACCGTCGAGTTCTCGTTCTCAAACAAGGTCTTGCTGCCCGAAATCGAAGGGGTGGAGGAGGCCTACCTAGGTGTGTTGCCGGCGAAGGAGTACCTGTCCCTGATCACGGACCCACTTGGCAACATCCGGAAGCCTCTGTTCTATGACAACGTCCGAGACTTCCAGGGAGACAATGAGGTCAACGGCGAGATTCGACAGACGTTGCAGGACCCAGCGGGTCAGCAGAGGTTCGCGGTCCTCAACAATGGGGTAACCGTCGTCACTCGCGGCCTCGATACGACCGGCAACAAGTTCGTGGTCACGGACTACCAGATCGTCAATGGGTGCCAGACGAGCCATGTTCTGTTCGACGCGGCCGAGGAACTGAGTGACGAGGTCCACGTTCCGCTGAAGGTGATCTCGACGGCTGACGAGGAGATCATCAGCGCGATCATCACGGCAACCAACCGGCAGACCGAGGTCACCGCGGACGATCTCTACGCGATGAGCGCGTTCCAGAAGCGCCTGGAGGCTCTCTATGACGCGTTCCCGGACAAGAAGAAGTTGCACTACGAACGCCGCTCGAAGCAGTATGCGTCGGCCAACGGCATCGAGAAGGTCCGAATCATCGGCAAGACCCTGCAGGTCCGGGCCTTTGCTGCGATGTTCCTAGACGATGCCCACCGTGCTGCGCGGTACTACGGGGACTTGAGGGCGCAGGTCGGCACCAAGATCTTCATTGACACTCACAAGCTCGAGCCGTACTACGTGTCGGCGTACGGCTATTACAGGTTGGAGTTCCTCTTCCGGAACAACCTTCTGCCCGTCTACTACAAGCCCGCCCGATACCACCTGCTGATGGCTCTGCGCTATCTCGTCGGCGGAACGGACATGCCTGCACTGACGGCCAACAAGATGACCGGGTATGCGAACAAGATCGCCGAGGTCTTGTGGTCCGATGACGCATCGGTCGAGGCGTTCAAGGAAGCGATCGAGGTGATCGACGCGGTCCTTGCGGGAGATGTCCTTACGCGGGACGTGGTGAAGACGCAGTCGTTCACCGACTCCGTGAAGGCAGCAGCGGTTGCTCGGGCAGAGGAGAAGGAGGCAACCGCGGACGGCAACGCCGCGAAGAAATGA
- a CDS encoding FAD-dependent monooxygenase: MTAPRDPHPVPAQVDVLIAGGGPSGLFLAADLAGRGVRSAVLEPRVELDWLHPRAKTTNARTMTHLRRIGLADRLRDASPLPVDYSDSVAFCTSLVGHELTRFHEAFQLRSGRYDVAPECGQQVAQPVVEQVLRRAVEAQPLSTLCLGSRFVGLESEPDAVDGVVARVADAAGEERLVRARYLVGADGVSSDVRRALGLRLEGSSAAKSNLGLLFRSEALADLVRIDPAVQFWVVGRTYAGMIGQMDLDGLWWSIVQGYDAEAPAFAGVPRDAIIRDLAGVGDDVDVEVLAEDPWTARMLLAPQYRRGRCFLVGDAAHANPPWGGHGFNTCIGDAANLAWKLDAELHGWAGPGLLDSYEAERRPVARRTIDDAATNGTALADDFVQEGLGDAGERGEELRRLAGEALQVKTSEFLSLGLVLGYDYASSPCVTPSGASAPEPDPIRYVPSAAPGCLLPHAWLADGHSLYDVLGAGFTVLVDAGAEVDGAAPADRDAESEFAAAQRVADVAGIPLDLVRVRRTEGSFTQDWDAPYVLVRPDQHVAWRGDNPTSLADAVLHAAAQGGRPSPSEDPRSAVDRVHTR, encoded by the coding sequence ATGACCGCACCCCGCGACCCGCACCCCGTCCCGGCACAGGTCGACGTCCTGATCGCCGGCGGAGGCCCCAGCGGGCTGTTCCTGGCCGCCGACCTGGCGGGTCGCGGGGTCCGCAGCGCCGTCCTCGAACCGCGCGTCGAGCTCGACTGGCTCCACCCGCGCGCGAAGACGACGAACGCCCGCACGATGACGCACCTGCGGCGCATCGGCCTGGCCGACCGGCTCCGCGACGCGTCGCCGCTGCCGGTCGACTACTCCGACAGCGTCGCGTTCTGCACGTCGCTGGTCGGGCACGAGCTGACGCGGTTCCACGAGGCGTTCCAGCTGCGGTCGGGCCGATACGACGTCGCGCCCGAGTGCGGCCAGCAGGTCGCGCAGCCCGTCGTCGAACAGGTCCTGCGCCGGGCCGTGGAGGCGCAGCCCCTCTCGACGCTGTGTCTGGGGTCGCGGTTCGTGGGGCTGGAGTCCGAGCCGGATGCGGTCGACGGTGTGGTGGCCCGGGTGGCTGACGCGGCGGGGGAGGAGCGGCTCGTCCGTGCGCGCTACCTCGTCGGTGCCGACGGCGTCTCGTCGGACGTACGGCGGGCGCTGGGGCTGCGGCTCGAGGGCTCGTCCGCGGCGAAGTCGAACCTCGGTCTGCTGTTCCGCTCCGAGGCCCTCGCCGACCTGGTCCGGATCGACCCGGCGGTGCAGTTCTGGGTGGTCGGGCGCACGTACGCGGGGATGATCGGGCAGATGGACCTCGACGGTCTGTGGTGGTCGATCGTCCAGGGGTACGACGCGGAGGCGCCCGCGTTCGCCGGCGTGCCGCGCGACGCAATCATCCGCGACCTCGCCGGGGTCGGCGACGACGTGGACGTGGAGGTGCTCGCGGAGGACCCGTGGACCGCGCGGATGCTGCTCGCGCCGCAGTACCGCCGCGGCCGCTGCTTCCTCGTCGGCGACGCCGCGCACGCGAACCCGCCGTGGGGCGGGCACGGCTTCAACACCTGCATCGGCGACGCTGCGAACCTCGCCTGGAAGCTCGACGCCGAGCTGCACGGTTGGGCGGGACCAGGCCTGCTCGACTCGTACGAGGCGGAGCGCCGGCCGGTCGCGCGCCGCACGATCGACGATGCGGCGACGAACGGGACCGCCCTGGCCGATGACTTCGTGCAGGAGGGTCTGGGCGATGCGGGGGAGCGGGGCGAGGAGCTGCGGCGGCTCGCGGGTGAGGCGTTGCAGGTGAAGACCTCGGAGTTCCTGTCGCTCGGGCTGGTGCTCGGGTACGACTACGCGTCCTCGCCGTGCGTGACGCCGTCGGGTGCTTCCGCGCCGGAGCCGGACCCGATCCGCTACGTGCCGTCGGCGGCGCCGGGATGTCTGCTGCCGCACGCGTGGCTGGCGGACGGGCATTCGCTGTACGACGTGCTGGGGGCGGGCTTCACGGTGCTGGTGGATGCGGGCGCGGAGGTGGATGGCGCTGCGCCGGCTGACCGGGATGCGGAGTCGGAGTTCGCCGCCGCCCAGCGGGTAGCCGACGTCGCCGGGATTCCGCTCGACCTGGTCCGCGTGCGCCGGACGGAGGGCTCGTTCACGCAGGACTGGGACGCGCCGTACGTGCTCGTGCGTCCCGACCAGCACGTGGCGTGGCGGGGGGATAATCCGACCTCCCTCGCCGACGCCGTCTTGCACGCGGCAGCCCAAGGCGGACGACCCTCGCCGAGCGAGGATCCGCGCTCGGCCGTTGATCGAGTGCATACGCGCTGA
- a CDS encoding alpha/beta hydrolase: protein MSQPPPLRALEYARRDTGPLVLDLHRPHASAPVPVVVWLHGGGWFTGDRELAPDPRHLTERGIAMASIEYRLSGDALFPAQLHDVRAAIRWFRAHAGELGLDGDRIALWGASAGGHLAALAGLTGHFDALPGEQRADHPRTVQADADHPVRDASVTAVAAAYPPVDLLGDQVPPGAPLGPPDPAATPEARLLGGIPAEHPDRARSASPLTYVTADAPPFQIAHGTGDLMVPSRHSELLYEALLAAGADAELWLVDGYRHGFLNPAGRADVPAAMDDGRLAAEVSPKATVCSSRHPCPVPTTFGFDRTADFLARCLTEGSA, encoded by the coding sequence ATGTCCCAGCCGCCGCCGCTGCGCGCGCTCGAGTACGCGCGGCGCGACACCGGCCCGCTCGTGCTCGACCTGCACCGACCCCACGCGTCCGCGCCGGTGCCGGTAGTTGTGTGGCTGCACGGCGGCGGTTGGTTCACCGGCGACCGCGAGCTCGCGCCCGATCCGCGCCACCTGACCGAGCGGGGGATCGCGATGGCGTCGATCGAGTACCGGCTGTCGGGCGACGCGCTCTTCCCCGCTCAGCTGCACGACGTCCGCGCGGCGATCCGGTGGTTTCGCGCGCACGCCGGCGAGCTCGGCCTGGACGGCGACCGGATCGCGCTCTGGGGCGCATCGGCCGGCGGGCATCTGGCGGCACTGGCCGGACTCACCGGACACTTCGACGCCCTTCCCGGCGAGCAGCGCGCCGACCACCCCCGGACCGTCCAAGCTGACGCCGACCACCCCGTACGGGACGCGTCGGTGACCGCGGTCGCCGCCGCGTACCCGCCGGTCGACCTCCTCGGCGACCAGGTCCCGCCCGGGGCGCCGCTCGGACCGCCCGACCCGGCGGCGACCCCGGAGGCGCGCCTGCTCGGCGGGATCCCGGCCGAGCACCCGGACCGCGCCCGCTCCGCTTCCCCGCTCACCTACGTCACCGCGGACGCGCCGCCGTTCCAGATCGCGCACGGCACCGGCGACCTGATGGTCCCGTCGCGGCACAGCGAGCTGCTGTACGAGGCGCTGCTCGCCGCCGGCGCCGACGCGGAGCTGTGGCTCGTCGACGGGTACCGGCACGGGTTCCTCAACCCCGCGGGGCGGGCCGACGTACCGGCCGCGATGGACGACGGCCGCCTCGCCGCCGAGGTGTCCCCGAAAGCCACCGTCTGCTCCTCGCGCCACCCCTGCCCCGTGCCGACGACGTTCGGCTTCGACCGCACCGCCGACTTCCTCGCGCGATGCCTGACGGAAGGATCCGCATGA